CTCTcactgtggaaagagtttctcaTGCAAGCAAGATCTTGGCCTTGACGTAATATTTCTTCAAGGAGGTAAGCCATATGCATGTGATAAGTGTGAGAAGATTTTCAGAATAAAAGGAAATCTTGTTGAACACATGAACATTCACACAGAGAAGCCACACACATGTGATCGATGTGGGAAGAGTTtcccacaaaaacaaaaccttgaTGAACATAAGAAAATCCACATTCTGCCACTGCCATACGAATGTGATCAATGTGGGAGGAGTTTCCCATATAAAGGAAACCTGGACAAACACATGAGGgtccacactggagaaaagccaCACACATGTGATCAATGTGGGAAGAGATTCCCATATAAAGGAAACCTGTATAAACACATGAagatccacactggagaaaagccaCACATGTGTGATCAATGTGGGAAGAGTTTTGCACAAAAAGGAAACCTTAAAGTACACATGAaaatccacactggagaaaagccatacatatgtGATCAGTGCGGGAAGAGTTTCGCACACAAAGGAAACCTTAGTGTACACAAGaaaatccacactggagagaaaccataTGCATGTGATCAATGTGGAAAGTGTTTCATAGAAAAAGTGTCCTTTAATGATCATATGAaaatccacactggagaaaagccaCACGCttgtgatcagtgtgggaagaAATTCACACAAGAAAGAAACCTTAAGAGACACATGAATGTCCACACTGGGGAGAGGCTAttcacatgtgatcagtgtgggaagagATTCACACTTAAAGCTAATCTTAAAGCACACATGaagatccacactggagagaagccacacacatgtgatcaatgtgggaagagtttcaTACATAAAACAAGCCTTAACGAACACATGACAATTCACACAGGAGAGAAACCGCACACATGTGATCAATGTGGGAAGAGTTATACACAAAAAGGAGCCCTTAAAGAACACATGAaaatccacactggagaaaagccaCACACATGTGATCAATGCGGGAAGAGTTTCAGAAAATCCGCCGTTTTTAAAGTACATCTGCTTACTCATTCTAGAGAAAGGTTATATAGCTGTGATCAATGcgataaaaagttttttaggCCAGATTTCCTGAAAGATCACAGAAGAGTTCATACAAAGGAGAAGCCTTACGTATGTTCtttgtgtggaaagagttttagtCAGATgggtactttaaaagtacaccAGAAAAGACACAGTggtgtgaaggatcatgtttgCTCTGAATGTGGTAAGGCTTTTTTTACGGATGGTGCACTGAAAGTGCACAGGgcagttcacactggagaaaaaccttacaagtgttcacactgtgacaagagCTTCAAACGCTCTGAATATCTGAGAATACATGaaaggatccacactggagagaagccgtatCACTGCCATTCATGTGGGAAGAGTTTTGCTCATTGTTCTGCTTTaaccagtcataaaaaaaaaatgcatgtctgAACTTAGTAGTAGTTCAAGTTCTGAACTGTAAGACTgcataaaacaattatattgaTACTTGATTAATCAAAGATTATTAGAACAATTACTGAACTGACTGCTGATTATTTCAGatgaatatttttgtattagtcattttattgtttgttcattataCAGGTATTATTCATAACAGGTTTTCCCCCAGGCCATATCTTACCTGAACAACACATAACACACTTCAGTACTGTACATCAGTAAAGAGCACATATACACATTCACAGTTCTGTCAATGgacattttgcctttattttgccaataaagctctttctgattctgattcatttgtctttctgtgttttttttagtttatatcacTTAGTGATAGGATTAAATTAAGCAAAGTTTAGAGCAAATCAAGGATTTGTTGATatgggttttattttaaatggagtTAATTTTAAACACAAGATTACCAAATTGGGGATTATATTTCTAACATGCGATTAAAATCTCCAgctacaattatttttttccaccatGATGAATTCACCATGTAATGTTAATATTCCTTATAATCTCTGTCTCTGACATAAGTTGCTTTTGTCGATAAAGGAAATAAACTTGTGAAATGTCAGCCAGTCTTTATAAACTGCTATGTAGAGATACTGTTGATTAAACATCTGATCAAGCAAGCAATGAAAACACTGAGGCAGTGCATGCAGATTTACTACGGGCTGCCAAGACCCGCACAATGCacttcaattttcattttaatttgtaataaacatCACTCT
This is a stretch of genomic DNA from Labeo rohita strain BAU-BD-2019 unplaced genomic scaffold, IGBB_LRoh.1.0 scaffold_141, whole genome shotgun sequence. It encodes these proteins:
- the LOC127158244 gene encoding zinc finger protein OZF isoform X2: MNDPEYCGIKQEDIEQQIDLIAENRKIKELVEAGKKHQVKTEEISWSSSLKNDNICFTCSHCGKSFSCKQDLGLDVIFLQGGKPYACDKCEKIFRIKGNLVEHMNIHTEKPHTCDRCGKSFPQKQNLDEHKKIHILPLPYECDQCGRSFPYKGNLDKHMRIHTGEKPHMCDQCGKSFAQKGNLKVHMKIHTGEKPYICDQCGKSFAHKGNLSVHKKIHTGEKPYACDQCGKCFIEKVSFNDHMKIHTGEKPHACDQCGKKFTQERNLKRHMNVHTGERLFTCDQCGKRFTLKANLKAHMKIHTGEKPHTCDQCGKSFIHKTSLNEHMTIHTGEKPHTCDQCGKSYTQKGALKEHMKIHTGEKPHTCDQCGKSFRKSAVFKVHLLTHSRERLYSCDQCDKKFFRPDFLKDHRRVHTKEKPYVCSLCGKSFSQMGTLKVHQKRHSGVKDHVCSECGKAFFTDGALKVHRAVHTGEKPYKCSHCDKSFKRSEYLRIHERIHTGEKPYHCHSCGKSFAHCSALTSHKKKMHV
- the LOC127158244 gene encoding gastrula zinc finger protein XlCGF57.1 isoform X1 → MNDPEYCGIKQEDIEQQIDLIAENRKIKELVEAGKKHQVKTEEISWSSSLKNDNICFTCSHCGKSFSCKQDLGLDVIFLQGGKPYACDKCEKIFRIKGNLVEHMNIHTEKPHTCDRCGKSFPQKQNLDEHKKIHILPLPYECDQCGRSFPYKGNLDKHMRVHTGEKPHTCDQCGKRFPYKGNLYKHMKIHTGEKPHMCDQCGKSFAQKGNLKVHMKIHTGEKPYICDQCGKSFAHKGNLSVHKKIHTGEKPYACDQCGKCFIEKVSFNDHMKIHTGEKPHACDQCGKKFTQERNLKRHMNVHTGERLFTCDQCGKRFTLKANLKAHMKIHTGEKPHTCDQCGKSFIHKTSLNEHMTIHTGEKPHTCDQCGKSYTQKGALKEHMKIHTGEKPHTCDQCGKSFRKSAVFKVHLLTHSRERLYSCDQCDKKFFRPDFLKDHRRVHTKEKPYVCSLCGKSFSQMGTLKVHQKRHSGVKDHVCSECGKAFFTDGALKVHRAVHTGEKPYKCSHCDKSFKRSEYLRIHERIHTGEKPYHCHSCGKSFAHCSALTSHKKKMHV